The Coffea arabica cultivar ET-39 chromosome 6e, Coffea Arabica ET-39 HiFi, whole genome shotgun sequence genome contains the following window.
tccaacggctagttttctGACTTATTACAAtgaatatattagtataatgaatatatataatatattttattataatattagtataattatatattacaattatttaattaagtataattatatttatataatataaattataaatttatgaatattatattaatttaaaatgatgaaatttaaaatttcgtTAGCTTGGTTTCGAATCCATGGTCGGATTTCATAGTTTGATTTCGAATCCATGGCTGGATTTCATAACCTGGTTTCAAATCCATGGCCGGATTTTATATGTTGGCTTCGAATCCATGGCTGGATTTCATAACCTGGTTTCGATTCCATGGCAGGATTTCAAAACCTGGTTTCCAATCCATGGCCGGATTTTATAACTTGGTTTCGAATCCATGGTCGGATTTCATAGCTTGTGTCTAGTTACTCCATAAATGTACTACACAAGTGATTAATATGATACAACATGGTTTTATCTGCATCTTATTGCACCGtatagtaaaataaaattaaaaatagacTAAGAAATATTATATTTGGCTTTTTGAATGGAGCAAATTTGCTCATGAATTCGAAGCTATTGATCGGTCATGCCCGTGGTATCCTTGAGTAAGATTTCGTAATCACTTCGAAAATTATAACTTTCTAACTTATTTGCCAAGTTTTCCATAGCctgcaatttttcttctttttgctaCATCAACATTTTTCGGATTTGATCAAATTCCCCACTCACATTTTCCTCGTTCACCTTTGATTTTGCCTTTCTCTTTCCCTTCTTTGATGCTTTTTGACCAGGTGGGCGAACTTCACGTGCTTCATTATCATCGATGTCAAAATGTGAATCCGTATTGGATGAAGAAGTGTATGCCCCGCTTTCATCAGTCCTTATCTTTTTTGAAGAACGCTACATAGGAATATTTACCTTCCACTTCGGATCATTTTTCAACAACACCCACACATGTTCATGTAAAAAATGCTTGTTATTATTCTGATGAAATAGCTCACGTGCGTGTTGCTTGATCTGGTCATCATTCCACCCGCTATGATGATCGCCGACCAATATGTTGTAATATTGGTTGAACTCATTAACCATCCGACTCAACCAATGCCAATGTGATTTCACTACTTTATATTTTCGTGGTGGTCCAGATTTTCGATTCTCATTGAAGTAGTCAACAACtcgtttccaaaaactctcttCATGTTGAGAGTTACCCACAATGCTGCAATTTGAAATTGTGAGCCAAGCACTTGCAAGTATCTTGTCATCATCCACACTCCATGGAACGCATTTACCGTCAGGTTCTTCCACCGCCTCATTTGTGAGATTTATATTTTCTACCTCACGCTGTGTTGAATACGGAGGAAATTGAGAATCCGAAATTGACTCTGTTGGTGTTGCATTATCTTGTTGACCGGTGAAATCAAAATCCTTCCTTATCTCCGACGGAGTCGTTGAGCCTCCATAACCCATATCAAGGTTATAATACCTCGGTGTATAGTGATTTCCCATTAAAGGATTAAAATAATTAGGTGACGGATACATGGGAATTTGATATGGAAAATGTGGtggattttggaaatttgatggatgattGGAATTGGGTAAATTTGGGTAATTTGGAATTAGAAATGGATAATTTGGCAAATTtggataattttgaaaattttggtggttttgattttgtgaagaggatgaattttctatatttgaACTATTTAACATATTTCTAAAACTACTAAGATTCTCATCCATAATgataaaatactaaaatttataaaattatgtAAATAGATTGAAAATACTGAATAAGGGACTAGGAGAGATAATGGAGTAAAAGATTGTgaggtgaaataaaaaaattactttgTGTATTTATAGGAAGTAAAATAAATTATCCGTTGCTAAATATAGCCGTTGTAAAAAAAGGCCGTTGTAAAATGGCTAGCTCCAAAAATGACCATTGTAAAATGTTTCAAAAAATGACCAAATAAAAGGCTGTCTCATTTCAAAAAAATGTCTCATCTTGGCTATTTGGACGTTTGCTGGTGTTGTAATGCCGTTTGGGCCCCACAGCATCTTCCATGACGCGCATCATCAGTATTGTGCGTGTAATCTCCATGACACGGCTCCAATGGGAGACCGTGTCATGGAGGGCATTATACTCCCATTATACATTGTTGTGGATGCTCTTATGATATACCAGATTCGTCTCGATTATTGATAAAGTGAATAGATCTAACCACTGGGcaatggctcagtggccaccaggAGAGACTTAAGTCCCTCCTTGGGTCTATAGGTGAGGGTTCGAACCTCACCTGTagcgaaaaaaatctaagggtTGTGCCACAACATTCCCTTGGTCTAGTTGGATCTGTATATCCACTAGTCCCTACAACAGCCTCCTTAGGCTCCTCCTCTCCCTAGTTTAGGATAGAGTaagttatacaaatgtatcgttgctgacaaaaaaaaaaaaaaagacccgtCATTTCTTAAGCTGCCAGAGTCGTCTCGGTTATTGATAAAGTGAATAGATCCGTCATTTCCTGAGCTGCCAGCATAAGTCGTCGTCCAAATTCAACAGAGGTAAACAGTTATTCTAAAACTTTATGGTATGTGCCTAGGAATACCTCAAAATACTGGGATTGTTTATTATTAAGTATGAATGTCTTATCTTTCTTGTAGTTGATAATGCATTTTCATTCACAATGATTATCAGCAAATCTAGATTGAAATTGATTCCTACGGGGTTGTCTGGATGCCATAGCATCTCTGCGGGAAATTTTTAAGCCTGTATATTAATCTAATGTAACTCGAAATCTTGAATCATTGAGATTTCAGTGCTTTCCACATTTTTAAGGGACCAAAAGCAGTAAATGTTTGATTTGGCGGTTTCTAAGATTGGAGATAACTGATACAGTAAATAGTTTAGGAACCTAAAATTTGATAGAGTAGGATGCGTTCGCATTGAATCTTGCATTTATGATTAAGACCGAAAGGAAAGTTTTACTGCGTTTTATGAAACTTGTACTAGGAAAGTTTTTGTGTACTTTATGAAACTTGAACTTGTCCAACAAACTGCTAAGAGTAGAAGTGGTACTTTTATACAGTAACAGGTGTGTTATGAATGCGGGTTCACAAGACGCTTCACAACCTATCCAGGGGACCGTCTATACATTAAGGGCCATGGTAAAGAAACACCAAATCAAAGAAAAGGTACAAAAAAACCAATTAAGGCAAGAAACAAGTGAatacagggaaaaaaaaaaagagttatatCCACTGGATTAGATGACTAACTAGCCACAGAAACCTGTGGACCCAAGTATGGAATCAGATCCATCTCTGAGTCATTTGGCAAATCAATCTCCTCCAACCACCCATAGCACTCATCTTGTTTTGCCTCTTTAACTTCTACATCTACATCCAGTGAAAGCATATAATCAATATGGCAGCTAAAAACACAACAAAATGAGAAGAAGATCGACTGTAAAACTAATGTTGAATGTCAAATTAATCTCAGAATGTCCAATGTAATCTCATGATAGCATGGACACTCTGCCTCACTTCAAAACTTAACTGGTTTAGTGGCTAAGAAACTCCAAGTTGAAGAAatgacaatattccccaacatTTCAAGTAAAATACTCCTCAATATAATCGTAACAACGATTCCCTGAACTACAAGTGTTAATGCAGGCTGATTCTTTTGAAGAAATAGGAAAAATCCATGCAATTATAGCAAATATTCaagttcttttttcttgttgacAGCGTACCTTCTCAATTATAACAAAAATTCAACCATGCTTTGACTATATATTTCCTCTGCACATTTAATCTTTTCCAAATTCCAATTGCTTTGATAAGTTCACTACAAACTTTCTGAAGGCTTAATCTCCCATTGGCTATCACAAGGCAAATTGTATAGCCTCCAGGGGAAAACTGTGGAAGTTCTATTCATAACAATCTTATACTGCAAATTTAACCAGTGTATGATCAATAAAAAGTTTTTCCACTTCAATCTCCAGAACAGTTagcccaaaaaacaaaaaagatgtGGAGCGAAAGATCTCCAACAATGGCATCAGGAGAAGGCAAAAGTATTTAAATAAAAGGGCTACTTAGCATAGAGTAATATAGCTCTTGCAattactttttttctttcacaCATGGATGAAATTAATTCAAGAAAGTTCACCATACTGAATTAACAAATACAATAACGAAACTTGTACAGGGAGAACAAAAGGCTTACCTAGCGTAGCATCATAGGGACTATCCTTGTAGTATGAGCAGTCACGGCCATCATCTTTTGAGTAGGGAGGTCCAAGCACATCAAGTACTGCACAAGGTGTTATTGCTGTAAATTCATGAATATTGCCTCCCGATGTAGGATATAGCACAGAAGTGTCACATGGGGCTGTAAAGATCCTATTCGCTCTCAGTCGTGCCAATCTCTTCACTGAAATAATCATCTTTATTTGTCAGAGAAAGTTGATAAATTATGAACCAATATATGTAGGTTATAGAGTGGAAGGAATGAAGAGAGTTGGATACATCGATACATGGATAGATAAAAGTAGAGAGACAGACAGAGAGACACCAACCACATACATTTAGGATCTGATTCATGGTTATCTGAACTTGAATTATCAAGCCAATCATAAGATTTAATGTGCATCGACCCCAGTAAAAGCTTGCTGAAAACAGTCATTCCTGGGTGATTGTGAAGCGGTATGACTGaatttgctggaagaaagaagatgCACAACTGCAGAAAGCAATTCACAAGGTTAATCAACCCAAGCTTGCCCTTGAGCTTCAAAATGATATGCCTATATATTGCAATGTAGTTCAAAAGATGATTCAAGAATAACGGTTATTAACTTGCACTAGATCATGAACACTTGACTATGGATCACCAAAGAACTAAAGTTTGAAAAGAAGGCACCAGCTTTTTTACCCATTTCATTTGGATTCAAGTATCACAAATAATTCTGTAAAACAGAAATTCTAAAAGCACCTGTGCTTGCACAGCTATACAGTTCAAGTTATTGACTCGTTACAAAATGCTCGAAAGCACTCAGATAAATATCAAACTCTGAATTATTTACTGCCTTGTTTTGAATAATTATGCAGTTATCCCATGGATTATAGAACATGAATCATGCCAAGAACTTTTGTCCACACACTAGAGAGCAAATAATGACTTTATGACAATGCTTGGTGCATAAATACATCAAACTTGTGTTCACTAAAATCGTGTACTCATCACTTGCTCATCAAATTTAACAAAAGCACAAATAAACAGAGGCAGTCTTACCGAGAACTTCTTGCATTGGTGAATTGTTGCATATGCTACTCGTTCATGGGCCTTAACATCAGTGTTGggcttaaagaaatggagatcACTACTTAGCCCAACGTCTTGTGGCGTCATTTGATCTAGATCGTAGCAACAGGTTCAGCAAATAATAAAATAGCACTAAATATGTAGCTTAAGATTGACTTAGGGACATGAAATATAGAGAAGGACATATCTACATATATAAACATACATAAACATGTATATCTCTAAGAATTTTGCAATCTCAAAGACAAAATCTAAAGAAGAATAAAAGTACTCAAGATCCATGTTTCCTCTCAATTCATATTCTTATAATGCTACAAGGCTCCTTAGGAATAGTAACAACTATGCCTATAAGTACTTTACATTGTGTTCACAGGGTTAGCCAAGTTAATGTTCAGAACGTCCATGTCTTAATTGTGTTAACAAAGTTCATGTTTGCTAATTACCACTGCTCATTAACAAAGCTCATAAACGTGTGATTCACGTTTTACACATTCTGCTCAATGATCAAGTCGGTGCATCAGTGGAAAGCACAAAATTCATGTAATCCAATCATGCTGCCATTAGTTGAGATCAATGACACTTTTTGTTAACTAAAATGAATATTATTTAACTCTTTTATATTGAGTTAGAGCATGTATAAtaccttttatctcatttaatGGGCTTATATGTTGTCAGCATAACTTGACAGTTTGTTCATAAGGTCAAATTCATGTAACAGAGATTGAGCAATATATGACTAGGATTTGTTCAAGTTTCTTTTGCGTGTTCACTAATTATTTAGTTTTCTAAAGCTACAGAATGCAGCACATTTAGATCCAGCAACTAGTAAGCAATTATGTACACAACTAATGAAGCAAAACTTTCAAATCCTCATCCAGATTTTAACTGAATTTGATAGTCTATAATCTGCTACAAGTTTGCAATAAAACATGCATTAATTAAATCATTTCTTTCATTCGAAAGATACTGAAAGAATGAAGTTCAGTTATCAcaataccaaaaaaataaaagt
Protein-coding sequences here:
- the LOC113696773 gene encoding glutathione S-transferase T3-like, translating into MGNHYTPRYYNLDMGYGGSTTPSEIRKDFDFTGQQDNATPTESISDSQFPPYSTQREVENINLTNEAVEEPDGKCVPWSVDDDKILASAWLTISNCSIVGNSQHEESFWKRVVDYFNENRKSGPPRKYKVVKSHWHWLSRMVNEFNQYYNILVGDHHSGWNDDQIKQHARELFHQNNNKHFLHEHVWVLLKNDPKWKVNIPM
- the LOC113695091 gene encoding plant cysteine oxidase 2-like, whose protein sequence is MTMEAEAAGLVRKPGDLIGKVQDKIIRKKRCSNSSRRKVIIRRSLRPILGLQQLFLSCQQVFKGPGTVPSPNDVQMLCHILDQMTPQDVGLSSDLHFFKPNTDVKAHERVAYATIHQCKKFSLCIFFLPANSVIPLHNHPGMTVFSKLLLGSMHIKSYDWLDNSSSDNHESDPKLKRLARLRANRIFTAPCDTSVLYPTSGGNIHEFTAITPCAVLDVLGPPYSKDDGRDCSYYKDSPYDATLDVEVKEAKQDECYGWLEEIDLPNDSEMDLIPYLGPQVSVAS